The proteins below come from a single Candidatus Hydrogenedentota bacterium genomic window:
- a CDS encoding SDR family oxidoreductase, with protein MSILDTFSLAGKTALVTGGAGIVGKQIVRALAEAGAHTVVASRNLDSLETLRAEFAREGLTIHPRQVDQGDETSILALRDATLADRPNIDILVNNAVLRPMKGYRDEAAAFDASMHVNATGLFLITRAIGDVMAERGAGSIINIGSMMGMIGPEPANYAGTNMSGWYPDYFFHKAGMINFTRFIASYYGSRNVRCNCLSPGGFQTENHPEAFVRQYNERTCLGRMANESDLMGSVVFLASDAARYITGSNIPVDGGYTAK; from the coding sequence ATGAGCATTCTCGACACCTTCTCCCTCGCCGGAAAAACCGCCCTCGTCACCGGCGGAGCCGGCATCGTCGGCAAGCAGATCGTCCGCGCCCTCGCCGAAGCCGGCGCGCACACGGTCGTCGCCAGCCGAAACCTCGATTCCCTCGAAACCCTCCGCGCCGAGTTCGCCCGGGAAGGGCTGACCATCCACCCGCGCCAGGTCGATCAGGGCGACGAGACCTCGATCCTCGCCCTCCGCGACGCCACCCTCGCCGATCGCCCCAACATCGACATCCTCGTGAACAACGCCGTCCTGCGCCCCATGAAGGGCTACCGCGACGAGGCCGCCGCCTTCGACGCCAGCATGCACGTTAACGCAACCGGCCTCTTCCTCATCACCCGCGCCATCGGCGATGTCATGGCGGAGCGCGGTGCCGGCTCGATCATCAACATCGGCTCCATGATGGGAATGATAGGCCCCGAACCGGCCAACTACGCCGGCACGAACATGAGCGGCTGGTATCCCGACTACTTCTTTCACAAGGCCGGCATGATCAACTTCACCCGCTTCATCGCCAGCTACTACGGGAGCCGGAACGTGCGCTGCAATTGCCTCTCGCCGGGCGGATTCCAGACCGAAAACCACCCGGAGGCCTTCGTGCGCCAATACAACGAGCGCACCTGCCTTGGGCGCATGGCCAATGAATCGGATCTCATGGGGAGCGTCGTCTTCCTCGCGAGCGACGCCGCGCGCTACATCACCGGAAGCAATATTCCCGTGGACGGCGGCTACACCGCCAAGTAA